From Aliarcobacter butzleri, the proteins below share one genomic window:
- a CDS encoding DHH family phosphoesterase — protein sequence MKLFHISHTDLDGYGCQLVTNEFFKDAIFYNANYGLEVKLSIKKVLDDIKNYKEEKILFIISDLNLTLQESEELDNEINILINDGFNIKLQLLDHHITGKKGAEKFSWYFLDDKRCATQIVYDYLIEEFNAPITYLSPLVKAINAVDIWLENETKNFEFGKVLMSMITKVKEINNILFANLNREFKFYLLKNAIKFLDEENGHIKLDNEVHFMKKEFLKLNNTDDTLDNLSAVYLVKCLADIKDELTIFYKGQKGLLTYCLGSISIPANTFLRANSDYDFFIDINKKGNASFRADGKLDVSLLASKLANGGGHINASGCKFEDFKETIDILEVKKYIQEKLDNLS from the coding sequence ATGAAATTATTTCATATTTCACATACGGATTTAGATGGATATGGTTGTCAATTAGTTACGAATGAATTTTTTAAAGATGCGATATTTTATAATGCAAATTATGGTTTAGAAGTAAAATTATCTATAAAAAAAGTACTTGATGATATAAAAAACTATAAAGAGGAAAAAATACTTTTCATTATTAGTGACTTGAACTTGACTTTACAAGAGAGTGAAGAGTTAGATAATGAAATAAATATTTTAATAAATGATGGTTTTAATATAAAATTGCAGTTATTAGATCATCATATAACTGGAAAAAAAGGTGCTGAGAAATTTTCATGGTATTTTTTAGATGATAAAAGATGTGCAACACAAATAGTTTATGATTATTTGATTGAAGAATTTAATGCTCCAATTACATATCTTTCACCTTTAGTTAAAGCTATAAATGCAGTTGATATTTGGCTTGAGAATGAAACAAAAAACTTCGAGTTTGGAAAAGTTTTAATGTCAATGATAACTAAAGTAAAAGAGATAAATAATATTTTATTTGCAAATCTAAATAGAGAGTTTAAATTTTACTTACTTAAAAATGCTATAAAGTTTTTAGACGAAGAGAATGGTCATATAAAACTTGATAATGAAGTACATTTTATGAAAAAAGAGTTTCTAAAACTTAATAATACAGATGATACTTTAGATAATTTAAGTGCTGTTTATCTTGTAAAATGTTTGGCTGATATAAAAGATGAATTAACAATTTTTTATAAAGGACAAAAAGGGCTTTTAACTTACTGTTTAGGTTCTATTTCAATTCCTGCAAATACTTTTTTAAGAGCAAATAGTGATTATGATTTTTTTATAGATATAAACAAAAAAGGTAATGCTTCATTTAGAGCTGATGGAAAACTTGATGTTTCACTTCTTGCTTCAAAACTAGCAAATGGTGGTGGTCATATAAATGCAAGTGGTTGTAAATTTGAAGATTTTAAAGAAACGATAGATATTTTAGAAGTAAAAAAGTACATTCAAGAAAAGTTGGATAATTTATCATAA
- a CDS encoding RrF2 family transcriptional regulator, whose product MNRKSEYALLSLISIAKNKEPKNVDVLSKELDISKSFLAKIMQNLAKHELVISHRGVNGGFVLKKPLDEITILEIVEAAEERVPMVFECAPSLQSCPNNKAKSCIIWPLLNNLQFKVNDFLSKLTLKDIA is encoded by the coding sequence ATTAACAGAAAAAGTGAATATGCTTTACTTTCTTTGATTTCTATTGCAAAAAACAAAGAACCAAAGAATGTAGATGTTTTATCAAAAGAGTTAGATATATCAAAATCATTTTTAGCAAAAATTATGCAAAATTTGGCAAAACACGAGTTAGTAATATCTCATAGAGGAGTAAATGGTGGATTTGTACTAAAAAAACCTTTAGATGAGATTACTATTTTAGAAATAGTTGAAGCAGCTGAAGAGAGAGTTCCTATGGTTTTTGAGTGTGCTCCATCTTTACAAAGTTGCCCAAATAATAAAGCTAAATCTTGTATTATATGGCCTTTATTGAATAATTTACAATTTAAAGTAAATGATTTTCTATCAAAATTAACTTTAAAAGATATTGCGTAA
- the rpsO gene encoding 30S ribosomal protein S15 — translation MALDQEVKAAIIAKYGKKDGDTGSSEVQIALLSEQIKILTEHLKVFKKDHSSRLGLLKMVGKRKRLLAYLKRTDYARFTDIVNSLGIRAK, via the coding sequence ATGGCTTTAGATCAGGAAGTAAAAGCAGCTATTATTGCAAAATACGGAAAAAAAGATGGTGATACAGGTTCATCAGAAGTTCAAATTGCTTTATTAAGTGAGCAAATTAAAATTTTAACTGAGCATTTAAAAGTATTTAAAAAAGATCACTCTTCAAGATTAGGTCTTTTAAAAATGGTTGGAAAAAGAAAAAGATTATTAGCATATTTAAAAAGAACAGATTATGCTAGATTTACTGATATTGTAAATTCTTTAGGAATCAGAGCTAAATAA